From Methanomassiliicoccales archaeon, a single genomic window includes:
- a CDS encoding nitroreductase family protein: protein MDFMDLVNTRKSVRTYTDQSVEEEKIATILEAARLAPSAVNCQPWQYIVVKEKATIEKIADASMINSWLKKAPCVIIACADPNVDHTVNGMDYYLVDLAISMEHLVLAATELGLGTCWLAGYDEGKVRSILGIPEKMRVVAMTPLGYPAEKESIGGGLRKTLAGSKKRKPMEEMLHREKW, encoded by the coding sequence ATGGATTTCATGGACCTAGTCAACACTCGGAAGAGCGTTCGAACATACACTGACCAGTCGGTGGAGGAGGAGAAGATCGCCACGATCTTGGAGGCGGCAAGATTGGCGCCCTCTGCTGTTAACTGCCAACCTTGGCAATACATCGTCGTCAAGGAGAAGGCGACCATCGAGAAGATCGCCGATGCCTCAATGATCAACTCCTGGCTCAAGAAGGCGCCTTGCGTCATAATCGCCTGCGCTGACCCGAACGTGGACCATACGGTCAATGGCATGGACTACTATCTGGTCGACCTGGCCATCTCCATGGAACATCTCGTCCTTGCAGCCACGGAACTGGGTCTGGGCACATGCTGGCTCGCCGGCTACGATGAAGGCAAGGTCCGGTCGATACTGGGCATCCCGGAGAAGATGAGGGTGGTAGCCATGACCCCACTTGGTTATCCGGCAGAGAAGGAGAGCATCGGGGGCGGCCTCCGGAAGACGTTGGCAGGGAGCAAGAAACGAAAACCGATGGAGGAGATGCTCCACCGCGAGAAGTGGTGA
- a CDS encoding nascent polypeptide-associated complex protein, with protein sequence MMPGMGRMNPRQVKQAMRKLGIKTEELEDVSEVVVRTKTTQYIIKDASVTIVEMQGQKTFQIVGEVEVVPLTATPSKTAAVPAPSGPTVPEEDIKLVMDQTGVSREKAMEALLACDGQLAEAILKIMSS encoded by the coding sequence ATGATGCCAGGTATGGGGCGAATGAACCCCCGTCAGGTCAAGCAAGCGATGCGCAAGCTTGGGATAAAGACGGAGGAGCTCGAGGACGTCTCCGAGGTGGTGGTCCGCACCAAGACCACGCAGTACATCATCAAGGACGCGTCCGTCACGATCGTGGAGATGCAGGGCCAGAAGACCTTCCAGATCGTTGGAGAGGTGGAGGTCGTGCCCCTGACGGCAACGCCATCGAAAACCGCTGCCGTCCCTGCTCCTTCCGGCCCGACGGTCCCTGAGGAGGACATTAAACTGGTCATGGACCAGACCGGGGTGAGCCGGGAGAAGGCCATGGAAGCTCTCCTGGCCTGCGACGGCCAGCTTGCGGAAGCCATATTGAAGATCATGTCCTCGTGA
- a CDS encoding alanyl-tRNA editing protein has protein sequence MSTRLLYESDPYLTRFDATVLRVEGDWIVLDRTAFFPGGGGQDTDRGWIEDLDVEEVKGGEEVRHKVPDHAFTIGQRVECEIDWERRHDLMRGHTGEHLLFSALSKINPEIELVKIAITPKKKCFVVNGDVNWSLLSRVQEEANAAIAAQLPVTETWVAKDSEVLREIRIKVDRIHGEKVRIVSIGEIDKAACAGVHLQNTRELRMLLVTRLTSAKPSGDVEIEFETGKQAMESALRFSTLALQGADILGAVPEDLIHALDNLATEAEKMRIALKGYTKQVLAELKPEIHGQVRILHGAFQDIDKRTLMDAANEHAKQPLTAVVLASMDERVLLVVAASPDLQVDCREVLHAALRSVGGKGGGSKSFASGGGAPPEKGEEAVTKALEALKARLPLT, from the coding sequence ATGAGCACCCGTCTCCTCTACGAATCCGACCCGTATCTCACGCGCTTCGATGCCACCGTACTAAGGGTGGAAGGTGACTGGATCGTTCTGGACCGCACCGCCTTCTTCCCAGGAGGGGGAGGACAGGACACGGACCGGGGATGGATCGAGGACCTGGATGTGGAAGAGGTCAAGGGTGGCGAAGAGGTCAGGCACAAGGTGCCGGACCATGCCTTCACCATTGGACAGAGAGTAGAGTGCGAGATCGATTGGGAGCGACGTCACGATCTGATGCGCGGCCATACCGGGGAGCATCTGCTCTTCAGTGCCCTGAGCAAGATCAACCCGGAGATCGAGCTGGTGAAGATCGCCATCACGCCCAAGAAGAAGTGCTTCGTGGTCAATGGGGATGTGAACTGGAGTCTTCTTTCCCGAGTTCAGGAGGAGGCAAACGCAGCCATCGCCGCCCAGCTCCCGGTGACCGAGACATGGGTGGCCAAGGACAGCGAGGTGCTCAGAGAGATCCGCATCAAAGTCGACCGCATCCACGGGGAGAAGGTGCGCATCGTTTCCATCGGGGAGATCGACAAAGCCGCTTGCGCCGGTGTGCACCTCCAGAACACGCGGGAGCTGCGCATGCTCTTGGTCACGAGGCTCACGTCCGCAAAGCCATCAGGGGACGTTGAGATAGAGTTCGAGACCGGAAAGCAGGCGATGGAGAGCGCACTTCGCTTCTCCACCTTGGCTTTGCAGGGAGCGGATATCCTGGGGGCGGTTCCCGAGGACCTGATCCACGCCCTCGACAACCTGGCGACGGAGGCAGAGAAGATGCGCATCGCGCTCAAAGGCTATACCAAACAGGTACTGGCCGAGCTCAAGCCCGAGATCCATGGCCAGGTCCGCATCCTCCACGGCGCTTTCCAGGATATCGACAAACGCACGCTGATGGATGCTGCCAACGAGCACGCCAAGCAACCTCTGACCGCGGTGGTCCTGGCCTCGATGGATGAGCGGGTGCTGCTGGTGGTAGCCGCCTCACCTGACCTCCAGGTCGACTGTCGGGAAGTGCTGCACGCCGCTCTGCGTTCCGTGGGTGGAAAGGGCGGCGGAAGCAAGAGCTTCGCCTCAGGAGGCGGGGCGCCTCCAGAGAAGGGGGAGGAAGCCGTGACCAAGGCGTTGGAGGCACTCAAGGCTAGGTTACCGTTGACGTGA
- the glnA gene encoding type I glutamate--ammonia ligase, giving the protein MTSPKTLNEAKEHILKVVKDEEVRFIEMQFSDILGNVKSVSIPITKLDRAMDEGVFIDGSSILGYATIEESDMRANPILESFQIYPWTCDGPMKTARFMCTISDHSGNRFKGDPRWVLEKMIAKAKERGFTFNVGPEFEFFLFKMDDDGCPVLQPADSGGYFDLMPLDAGEMVRKDIMLNFDAMHFDMEASHHEVAPGQLEVDLRYQNALTMADRMMTLKLGVKIIAAQYGLYATFMPKPLFGINGSGMHVHQSMATVDGRNAFDDPSGKYGLSDMALKYMGGLLVHARDNCVILASHVNSYKRLVPGYEAPCYISWANMNRSALIRVPAGRGGRARVELRNPDPAGNPYLQFAVMLASGLDGMERDLFPPEPVERDIYHMSREERKKLKIDSLPESLGDALEVFSQSKLMRETLGDHIFNHYMHIKTEEWDQYRAWVTDWEHQKYLRTL; this is encoded by the coding sequence ATGACTTCGCCGAAAACGTTGAATGAGGCCAAGGAGCACATCCTCAAGGTGGTCAAGGACGAGGAAGTACGCTTCATCGAGATGCAGTTCTCCGACATACTCGGAAACGTGAAGAGCGTGTCCATTCCAATCACCAAGCTGGACCGGGCGATGGACGAGGGCGTTTTCATCGATGGCTCTTCCATCTTGGGATACGCCACCATCGAGGAATCGGACATGCGGGCGAACCCCATCCTCGAATCGTTCCAGATCTACCCGTGGACTTGCGACGGCCCGATGAAGACGGCGCGCTTCATGTGCACCATCTCCGACCACTCGGGCAACCGGTTCAAAGGCGATCCGCGCTGGGTTCTGGAGAAGATGATAGCCAAGGCGAAGGAGAGGGGGTTCACCTTCAACGTCGGCCCAGAGTTCGAGTTCTTCCTTTTCAAGATGGACGATGACGGTTGTCCCGTCCTGCAGCCCGCCGATTCGGGCGGTTATTTCGACCTCATGCCCTTGGACGCGGGCGAGATGGTGCGCAAGGACATCATGCTCAATTTTGACGCCATGCACTTCGACATGGAAGCCTCGCACCACGAGGTGGCGCCAGGACAGCTGGAGGTCGATCTGCGCTATCAGAACGCCCTCACCATGGCGGACCGGATGATGACCCTCAAACTGGGCGTCAAGATTATCGCCGCTCAGTACGGGTTGTACGCCACCTTCATGCCCAAGCCGCTGTTCGGGATCAATGGTTCGGGCATGCATGTGCACCAGAGCATGGCGACCGTGGACGGCCGCAACGCCTTCGACGACCCGAGCGGCAAGTACGGATTGAGCGATATGGCCCTGAAGTACATGGGCGGCCTGCTGGTCCATGCCCGAGACAACTGCGTCATTCTGGCCTCGCACGTCAACTCCTACAAGCGGTTGGTGCCTGGCTACGAGGCGCCGTGCTACATATCTTGGGCCAACATGAACCGGAGCGCCTTGATTCGGGTCCCGGCCGGAAGGGGAGGAAGGGCGAGAGTGGAGCTTCGCAACCCGGACCCCGCCGGCAATCCGTATCTGCAGTTCGCGGTCATGCTCGCCTCCGGTTTGGACGGCATGGAGCGGGACCTCTTTCCGCCGGAGCCTGTGGAGCGCGACATCTACCACATGAGCCGAGAGGAACGCAAGAAGCTCAAGATCGACAGCCTGCCTGAGAGCCTGGGCGATGCCTTGGAGGTCTTCTCCCAGAGCAAGCTGATGAGAGAGACTCTGGGCGACCACATCTTCAACCACTACATGCATATCAAGACTGAGGAGTGGGACCAGTACCGTGCCTGGGTCACCGACTGGGAGCACCAGAAGTACCTTAGGACCTTGTAG
- the gatB gene encoding Asp-tRNA(Asn)/Glu-tRNA(Gln) amidotransferase subunit GatB, with product MKIGLEIHVQLPTRSKLFCSCATSAEEPNSSICPTCLGFPGSRPALNRRALEMGVQIAQYLNCQITPTIWFSRKTYFYPDLPKNFQITQYDSPLGTDGHFHSRGKRIGIWRVHLEEDPGRIKRVGKSGEEVSLIDYNRSGIPLVEIVTAPDMSSPDEARTFITEILVELRHIIGTTASDEQTVRVDANISVGEERVEVKNIQGMRHLERALKFEASRQAKMLEAGVKVVRETRRYDEERKVTLSAREKETEEDYGYIGEPDLGTFDLLKVASVLTTSETPLRMAQRLAGHYVVDFDKAKQIVITSMAMAELFERLAEKVDPELAMTWTLGPISSHWSSIEPRLTEKVIGDVVRVVSQVADREITDSEGRRRISAIAAGECPEDISCAVEDTLLDSLISQYLDERPNVVKDYASNPKASNAVIGHVMKASKGKYNSQEIVEAVRKEIERRL from the coding sequence GTGAAGATAGGGCTGGAGATCCATGTGCAACTGCCCACCCGGTCCAAGCTCTTCTGCTCCTGCGCCACCTCCGCCGAGGAACCCAACTCATCCATCTGTCCCACCTGCCTAGGCTTCCCAGGCTCGAGGCCGGCGTTGAACCGGAGGGCGCTCGAGATGGGGGTGCAGATCGCCCAGTACCTCAACTGCCAGATCACTCCGACCATCTGGTTCTCCCGTAAGACCTACTTCTATCCCGACCTGCCCAAGAACTTCCAGATCACTCAGTACGATTCTCCACTGGGCACTGACGGGCACTTCCATTCCAGGGGCAAGCGGATCGGCATCTGGCGTGTGCATCTGGAGGAGGACCCGGGCCGCATCAAGCGGGTGGGCAAGTCCGGAGAGGAGGTCTCGCTCATCGACTACAACCGGAGCGGCATCCCGTTGGTGGAGATCGTGACCGCCCCGGACATGTCCTCACCAGACGAAGCAAGAACGTTCATCACCGAGATTCTGGTGGAGCTGAGGCACATCATCGGAACGACGGCCAGCGACGAGCAGACGGTGCGGGTGGACGCGAACATCTCTGTAGGCGAGGAGAGGGTGGAGGTCAAGAACATCCAAGGGATGCGCCATCTGGAACGAGCCTTGAAGTTCGAAGCCAGTCGCCAGGCGAAGATGCTCGAGGCGGGCGTGAAGGTAGTGCGCGAGACCCGTCGCTACGACGAGGAGCGCAAGGTGACCCTCTCCGCCCGGGAGAAGGAGACGGAGGAGGACTACGGCTACATCGGCGAGCCGGACCTGGGCACCTTCGACCTGCTGAAGGTGGCCTCCGTCCTCACCACCTCCGAGACCCCTTTGAGAATGGCGCAGCGCCTCGCCGGCCACTACGTGGTGGATTTCGACAAGGCCAAGCAGATCGTCATCACCTCCATGGCCATGGCGGAGCTGTTCGAGCGCCTGGCGGAGAAGGTGGACCCGGAACTGGCGATGACCTGGACCCTCGGACCCATCTCATCCCATTGGAGCTCCATCGAGCCACGCTTGACCGAGAAGGTGATCGGGGATGTGGTGCGGGTGGTGTCTCAGGTCGCCGACCGGGAGATTACCGATTCCGAGGGCCGGAGGAGGATATCCGCCATCGCAGCGGGCGAGTGCCCGGAGGACATCTCCTGCGCGGTAGAGGACACGCTCCTGGATTCGCTCATCTCCCAGTATCTGGACGAACGCCCGAACGTGGTCAAGGACTACGCCTCGAACCCCAAGGCCTCCAACGCCGTGATCGGACACGTGATGAAGGCCTCCAAGGGCAAGTACAACTCCCAGGAGATCGTGGAAGCGGTGAGGAAGGAGATAGAGAGACGGCTCTGA
- the aspS gene encoding aspartate--tRNA ligase encodes MMRTHDCGMLKPEDLGKRVTLAGWVRFRRDHGGVLFFDLADSHGTTQLVFDPEALSEKIDKRSLSAELNTFGRECVIQVTGVVRKRVPGTEDPRNPTGTVEVLIEQAKLLNKARPIPFEVAEQKNSQLPNEDLRIRYRYLDLRRPQMISNLRFRHQLISGAREYLDKSGFIEVETPMLTRSTAEGARDFLVPSRIQPGHFYALPQSPQLFKQMLMVGGVERYYQVARCFRDEDSRADRQPEFTQLDVELSFVEEKDVHAVIENILVHVWRRLFEKELITPFPRLGYHDAMARFGTDAPDVRFGLELNDVTDIVKQAKYEVFRNILKKGGVVVCLNLKRSLVREKDADWGGVGRKEVDRLIDWAKQQGMGGLTWMRATPDGLESNIVKYFAEEVREALAQKMDAEPGDLLLFLAGPRMQTLKAGGALRMKLARDNGLLEGKDHQFVWIVDCPMFQVDPVTGRLSSFHHPFVRPVQGDIPPSGDMANVIGMSYDLVLDGSEIGSGSIRNHDAEVQRQVFRLLGMSEEGMQREFGFFLEALEYGAPPHGGIALGLDRLVSILLGCESIRDVIAFPKNKRFQSLVDGAPAKVDQAKLSELMLLSLAEEEEKKERIEDD; translated from the coding sequence ATGATGCGCACACACGATTGTGGGATGCTGAAACCGGAGGACCTCGGGAAGCGAGTCACTTTGGCGGGTTGGGTGCGCTTCCGCCGTGATCATGGCGGAGTGCTCTTCTTCGACCTGGCCGATAGTCATGGGACCACCCAGCTGGTCTTCGACCCCGAGGCGCTGAGCGAGAAGATCGACAAGCGAAGCCTCTCGGCGGAACTCAATACCTTCGGTCGCGAGTGCGTGATCCAGGTCACGGGCGTCGTGAGGAAGAGGGTCCCGGGGACGGAGGACCCCAGGAATCCCACTGGCACGGTGGAAGTGCTCATCGAGCAGGCGAAGCTCCTAAACAAGGCCAGACCTATCCCGTTCGAGGTGGCAGAGCAGAAGAACTCCCAACTGCCGAACGAGGACCTGAGGATCAGATATCGTTACCTGGACCTGAGGCGGCCGCAGATGATCTCTAATCTGCGCTTCCGCCACCAGCTCATCTCCGGTGCCCGTGAGTACTTGGACAAGAGCGGTTTCATCGAGGTGGAGACACCGATGCTCACCCGGAGCACCGCCGAGGGTGCCCGGGATTTCCTCGTGCCTTCGCGCATCCAGCCCGGGCATTTCTACGCTCTGCCGCAATCGCCGCAACTGTTCAAACAGATGCTGATGGTCGGAGGGGTGGAACGCTACTACCAGGTGGCCCGCTGCTTCCGGGACGAGGATTCTCGCGCTGATAGGCAGCCGGAGTTCACCCAGTTGGACGTGGAGCTCTCCTTCGTCGAGGAAAAGGACGTCCATGCGGTCATAGAGAACATCCTGGTGCACGTTTGGCGCCGGCTGTTCGAGAAGGAACTCATCACCCCCTTCCCTAGGCTTGGCTACCATGACGCCATGGCCCGCTTCGGCACCGATGCGCCGGACGTGCGCTTCGGGCTGGAGTTGAACGACGTCACCGACATCGTCAAGCAGGCGAAATACGAGGTCTTCCGCAACATCTTGAAGAAGGGAGGGGTCGTGGTCTGCCTGAACCTCAAGCGGTCCCTGGTTCGCGAGAAGGACGCGGACTGGGGCGGCGTTGGACGGAAGGAAGTGGACCGTCTCATCGACTGGGCCAAGCAGCAAGGCATGGGCGGCCTCACGTGGATGAGGGCGACCCCAGACGGCCTGGAATCGAACATCGTGAAGTATTTCGCGGAAGAGGTCCGTGAGGCTCTGGCCCAGAAGATGGACGCGGAGCCGGGGGACCTGCTGCTGTTCCTGGCCGGTCCCCGCATGCAGACCCTGAAGGCCGGCGGAGCGCTGCGCATGAAGCTGGCCCGAGACAACGGACTGCTGGAAGGGAAGGACCATCAGTTCGTTTGGATCGTGGATTGCCCCATGTTCCAGGTCGACCCGGTCACCGGAAGACTGTCATCTTTCCACCATCCTTTCGTTCGACCGGTGCAGGGCGACATCCCGCCCTCCGGGGACATGGCCAATGTCATAGGCATGTCCTATGACCTTGTCCTGGACGGGAGCGAGATCGGCAGCGGCTCCATCCGCAACCATGACGCCGAGGTACAGCGCCAGGTGTTCCGCCTGCTGGGCATGAGCGAGGAGGGCATGCAACGGGAGTTCGGCTTCTTCCTGGAGGCGCTGGAGTACGGAGCGCCCCCGCACGGCGGCATCGCCCTGGGCTTGGACCGACTGGTATCGATCTTGCTAGGCTGCGAATCGATACGCGACGTCATCGCCTTCCCCAAGAACAAGCGCTTCCAGTCGCTGGTCGATGGCGCCCCGGCCAAAGTGGACCAGGCGAAGCTCTCCGAGCTCATGCTGCTCTCCCTGGCCGAGGAAGAGGAGAAGAAGGAAAGGATCGAGGACGATTAG
- a CDS encoding aspartyl/glutamyl-tRNA amidotransferase subunit C, with protein sequence MDVDTVRNVARIARLRLSPEEERQFAQDLEEVLAYMAVLDEAPSGGEHDFNPVPVHDVLREDVVARDVDADGLRDSMDIYQDLVRGPRLS encoded by the coding sequence ATGGACGTCGACACGGTGAGGAACGTCGCCAGGATCGCCCGGCTGAGGCTGTCTCCTGAGGAAGAGAGGCAGTTCGCCCAGGACCTGGAGGAGGTGCTGGCATACATGGCAGTGCTGGATGAGGCACCGAGCGGGGGCGAGCACGACTTCAATCCCGTGCCCGTGCACGATGTGCTGCGCGAGGACGTCGTAGCAAGGGACGTGGACGCCGATGGCCTCCGTGACTCCATGGACATCTATCAGGACCTGGTGAGGGGGCCGCGCCTTTCATGA
- a CDS encoding amidase family protein gives MSCLPTLDELRDLNERYLAFSEISPSLEEAQGYPPPFHFSAKDNLCAKGFQARAGSRILEGYRPPFDATPVAKLRAAGGVLLGKTNMDEFGFGTFCTNSGYGIPRNPFDLERACGGSSGGAAAAACMLDGHIALGVSTGGSISCPASFCGVFGLTPTYGRVSRYGLIDYGNSLDKVGLLVRRSEDLRRFLPMISGADPKDPTSCAQPPLRLERKSIRTVAVPKQALQNLSPEVEEGFKYALGHLEEQGIDIMQVDMPSLRFALSAYYVLATSEASTNLARYCGMRFGVRGGSISQHYNDFFTEVRSEHFGREAKRRILLGTYARMVGYRDRYYMKALSVRQLVISEYQNVFGRSDLVLTPTMPFVAPRFNEIEKMRPLEAYQADFLTVPPNLAGLPHLSLPCGYADALPMGMQFVAPHWEEGRLLDMAESWSKGFQFRFPEVCR, from the coding sequence ATGAGCTGCCTGCCTACATTGGACGAACTGCGAGACCTCAACGAACGATACCTAGCGTTCTCAGAGATATCTCCCAGCTTGGAGGAGGCTCAGGGCTATCCGCCGCCCTTTCATTTCTCAGCCAAGGACAATCTGTGCGCGAAAGGCTTCCAGGCCCGGGCGGGTTCGCGCATCCTAGAAGGATACCGCCCTCCCTTCGACGCCACGCCAGTTGCGAAGCTGAGAGCCGCGGGAGGCGTGCTCCTGGGAAAGACGAACATGGACGAGTTCGGGTTCGGCACGTTCTGCACCAACTCCGGCTACGGCATTCCTCGGAACCCTTTCGACCTCGAGCGGGCGTGCGGCGGCTCCAGCGGCGGAGCGGCAGCGGCCGCTTGTATGCTTGACGGGCACATCGCTCTCGGCGTCTCCACCGGCGGTTCCATTTCCTGTCCCGCATCCTTCTGCGGGGTCTTCGGCCTTACTCCCACCTATGGACGGGTCTCGCGTTACGGCCTGATCGACTACGGCAACTCACTGGACAAAGTTGGATTGCTGGTGCGTCGGTCGGAGGACCTCAGGCGCTTCCTTCCCATGATCTCAGGTGCCGATCCCAAGGACCCCACGTCCTGTGCGCAACCTCCTCTTCGACTGGAGCGAAAGAGCATCCGCACGGTGGCGGTGCCGAAGCAGGCCCTGCAGAACCTCAGCCCGGAAGTGGAAGAGGGATTCAAGTACGCCCTTGGGCACCTGGAAGAACAGGGCATCGATATCATGCAGGTGGACATGCCGTCGCTGCGGTTCGCCCTCTCCGCCTATTATGTGCTCGCGACCTCGGAGGCCTCCACCAACCTCGCCCGCTATTGTGGCATGCGTTTCGGCGTGCGGGGCGGTTCCATCTCGCAGCATTACAACGACTTCTTCACCGAGGTCCGCTCAGAGCATTTCGGCCGAGAGGCCAAGCGGAGGATCCTGCTGGGCACCTATGCACGAATGGTCGGATATCGTGATCGCTACTACATGAAAGCGCTTTCCGTAAGGCAGCTGGTCATCTCTGAGTACCAGAACGTCTTCGGACGTTCGGATCTGGTGCTCACCCCCACCATGCCTTTCGTGGCACCTCGTTTCAACGAGATAGAGAAGATGCGACCCCTCGAAGCGTATCAGGCGGACTTCCTCACCGTGCCGCCGAACCTGGCGGGGTTGCCTCATCTTTCGCTGCCCTGTGGGTATGCTGACGCTTTGCCGATGGGCATGCAGTTCGTCGCCCCTCATTGGGAAGAAGGCAGACTCCTCGATATGGCGGAGTCCTGGTCGAAGGGCTTCCAGTTCAGGTTCCCGGAGGTGTGTCGGTGA
- a CDS encoding Lrp/AsnC family transcriptional regulator, giving the protein MCPSSSLDELDQRIIQELCVSSQGSYRQIAKRLGVHPTTLIQRVKNLEELGIIHCYRAHVDYLKLGYEFMAIVHIYVEGDLMEVEQKVKALKNVVAVFDVTGECDSIAWVACKSREEFSAVVKSMLQIKGVKKTNTYVVLNIIKDPFQFHPEFEPFEDDLRR; this is encoded by the coding sequence ATGTGCCCATCATCTTCCCTCGATGAGTTGGATCAGCGTATCATCCAGGAGCTATGCGTGTCCAGTCAAGGCTCTTACAGGCAGATCGCCAAGCGGCTGGGGGTCCATCCCACCACCCTGATCCAGAGGGTGAAGAATCTTGAAGAGCTGGGCATCATCCACTGCTACCGGGCGCATGTGGACTATCTGAAGCTAGGCTACGAGTTCATGGCCATCGTCCACATCTACGTGGAGGGCGACCTCATGGAGGTGGAGCAAAAGGTGAAGGCGCTCAAGAACGTGGTGGCGGTCTTCGATGTCACAGGGGAATGTGACTCAATAGCCTGGGTGGCGTGCAAGAGCCGGGAGGAGTTCAGCGCCGTGGTCAAGTCCATGCTGCAGATAAAAGGGGTCAAGAAGACCAACACCTATGTGGTGCTGAACATCATCAAGGATCCGTTCCAGTTCCATCCGGAGTTCGAGCCGTTCGAGGACGATCTGCGGCGATGA
- a CDS encoding HypC/HybG/HupF family hydrogenase formation chaperone: MCLAIPGKIVSIKGDIAVVDFGGVQRETNVSLVEARMGDYVVLHAGFAIQTVDEEDARETIKLWEELLASQQEG; this comes from the coding sequence ATGTGTCTTGCTATCCCGGGTAAGATCGTCTCCATCAAAGGCGATATAGCGGTCGTTGACTTCGGTGGCGTGCAGCGCGAAACGAACGTCTCGCTGGTGGAGGCGAGGATGGGAGACTATGTAGTCTTGCATGCGGGCTTCGCCATCCAGACAGTGGATGAAGAGGACGCCCGAGAGACCATCAAGCTCTGGGAGGAGCTCCTAGCATCGCAGCAAGAAGGCTAG